The Candidatus Neomarinimicrobiota bacterium genome has a window encoding:
- the serS gene encoding serine--tRNA ligase, with the protein MFQLKYIRKNREMVRKGLKNKGVAESELDEILALDAQLLEKTRQADVLKAHRNRESELIAQRKRVGENADEQIAAMAAVAAQIKALNQEIQALQRSLDKQLFWLPNLPHASVPVGSGDGQNRFGPPSGEVVTFAYEAQDHLGLLSTLGLVDFEAGARIAGRGFPVYTGRGARLERALINFMLDLQTRERGYTEIYPPFMANRTTTGITGQLPKLEDDMYVTTPDDLFLIPTAEVPLTGLQQDQTLEEDDLPIRYAAFSACFRREAGSYGKETRGLQRVHQFNKVELVKFVDPDSSYVELESLREDAEEVLRRLGLVYRVVELCTGTLSFAAAKCYDLEVHAPAADEWLEVSSCSNFENFQAIRGNIRFRRRATGKLAYVHTLNGSGVATPRLMVALLETYQQPDGSITLPEALVPYYGEEVLAP; encoded by the coding sequence ATGTTCCAACTGAAATACATCCGGAAGAATAGGGAGATGGTCCGGAAGGGGCTGAAGAATAAAGGTGTGGCCGAGAGCGAGCTCGACGAGATTTTGGCTTTGGATGCCCAACTGCTGGAAAAGACCCGCCAGGCGGACGTCTTAAAAGCCCATCGTAACCGCGAAAGCGAGCTTATCGCCCAGCGCAAACGAGTGGGCGAGAACGCGGACGAACAGATTGCCGCCATGGCAGCAGTCGCGGCCCAGATTAAGGCTTTGAACCAGGAGATTCAGGCGCTCCAGCGGTCGCTGGATAAGCAGCTGTTCTGGCTCCCCAACTTGCCCCACGCATCGGTGCCCGTTGGCTCCGGAGACGGGCAAAATCGGTTTGGTCCCCCCTCGGGCGAAGTGGTAACCTTTGCCTATGAAGCCCAGGATCATCTGGGGCTGCTCAGCACGTTGGGACTGGTGGATTTTGAGGCGGGAGCCCGTATCGCGGGGCGTGGCTTTCCGGTCTACACGGGGCGGGGTGCCAGGCTGGAACGGGCACTTATCAACTTCATGCTCGACCTGCAGACCCGGGAGCGTGGCTATACCGAGATCTACCCGCCCTTTATGGCCAACCGGACCACCACCGGCATTACGGGCCAGTTGCCCAAACTGGAAGACGACATGTACGTCACCACCCCCGACGACCTGTTCCTGATCCCTACGGCTGAAGTGCCGCTCACCGGCCTGCAACAGGACCAGACTCTGGAGGAGGACGACCTACCCATCAGGTACGCGGCCTTCAGTGCGTGCTTCCGTCGGGAGGCGGGCAGTTACGGTAAGGAGACCCGGGGCCTGCAGCGGGTTCATCAGTTCAATAAGGTGGAGCTGGTCAAATTCGTCGACCCCGACAGCTCCTACGTGGAACTGGAGTCACTGCGCGAGGATGCCGAAGAGGTCCTGCGACGCCTGGGGTTGGTCTACCGCGTGGTGGAGCTCTGCACGGGCACCCTATCATTTGCAGCCGCGAAATGCTATGACCTGGAAGTCCACGCACCGGCGGCAGACGAGTGGCTGGAAGTGAGCAGCTGCAGCAATTTCGAGAACTTCCAGGCGATTCGGGGGAACATCCGATTCCGGCGGAGGGCTACGGGCAAGCTGGCCTATGTGCACACCCTCAACGGATCGGGCGTTGCCACGCCGCGCCTCATGGTGGCCCTGCTGGAGACCTATCAGCAGCCCGACGGCTCCATCACGCTTCCGGAAGCGCTGGTGCCCTATTACGGCGAGGAAGTATTGGCCCCATGA